Proteins encoded in a region of the Melospiza georgiana isolate bMelGeo1 chromosome 2, bMelGeo1.pri, whole genome shotgun sequence genome:
- the LOC131097112 gene encoding oligodendrocyte transcription factor 2, which yields MDSDASLVSSRPSSPEPDDLFLTARNKGSGGGFTGGTVSSSTQSDSPPELSAELRSAMSAAGVVVVDKLGFKSSSSSSSSSSSSSSKKDKKQMTEPELQQLRLKINSRERKRMHDLNIAMDGLREVMPYAHGPSVRKLSKIATLLLARNYILMLTNSLEEMKRLVSEIYGGHHAGFHPAACPGGMGAHSAPLPGHPGHPASHPVHHPILPPAAVSSASLPGSGLSAVSSIRPPHGLLKSPSAAAAAPLGSGFQHWGGMPCPCSMCQVSAPPHHHVSGMGTASLPRLATDTK from the coding sequence ATGGACTCGGACGCCAGCCTGGTTTCCAGCCGCCCGTCCTCCCCGGAGCCCGATGACCTCTTCCTCACGGCCCGGAATAAAGGCAGCGGCGGGGGCTTCACGGGCGGCACCGTGTCCAGCTCCACGCAGAGCGACTCGCCGCCGGAGCTGAGCGCCGAGCTGCGCAGCGCCATGAGCGCCGcgggggtggtggtggtggacAAGCTGGGCTTCAAGTCCTCCTCGTCGTCCTCGTCGTCGTCgtcgtcctcctcctccaagAAGGACAAGAAGCAGATGACGGAGccggagctgcagcagctgcggCTGAAGATCAACAGCCGGGAGCGCAAGCGGATGCACGACCTGAACATCGCCATGGACGGGCTGCGGGAGGTGATGCCCTACGCGCACGGCCCGTCGGTGCGCAAGCTCTCCAAGATCGCCACGCTGCTCCTGGCGCGCAACTACATCCTCATGCTCACCAACTCCCTGGAGGAGATGAAGCGCCTGGTCAGCGAGATCTACGGCGGCCACCACGCCGGCTTCCACCCCGCCGCCTGCCCCGGCGGCATGGGCGCGCACTCGGCGCCGCTGCCCGGCCACCCGGGCCACCCGGCCTCGCACCCCGTGCACCACCCCATCCTGCCCCCCGCCGCCGTGTCCAGCGCCTCCCTGCCCGGCTCCGGCCTCTCGGCCGTCAGCTCCATCCGGCCCCCGCACGGCCTCCTCAAGTCGCcctcggccgccgccgccgccccgctgGGCAGCGGCTTCCAGCACTGGGGCGGGATGCCGTGCCCCTGCAGCATGTGCCAGGTGTCGGCCCCGCCGCACCACCACGTCTCCGGCATGGGCACGGCCAGCCTGCCCAGACTGGCCACCGACACCAAATGA